The Anopheles marshallii chromosome X, idAnoMarsDA_429_01, whole genome shotgun sequence genome includes a window with the following:
- the LOC128713593 gene encoding uncharacterized protein LOC128713593, with translation MTSIERPAGGALALHYAAARGCLDCVRLLTEAAPDISANTQMDNDVTPVYLAAQEGHLEVLKFLVLEAGGSLYVRARDGMAPIHAASQMGCLECLKWMIEDQAVDSNLRDGDGATPLHFAASRGHLSVVRWLLNHGAKLSLDKYGKSPINDAAENQQVECLNALVQHGNMNGLSGSEVPENQTSPKQHRHQLHDAYQSHVLPDGPGSLPKQARVSRKSSTVNHGRPSKPLVGGHGHTHHSNTMASTKSSTGSSDSEPFYLHPPTIRKTKDGLYARQSPDSYYGPVLPNDGVYVNPMRRGSSTPPSPSGSISGESFFLHDPQEVIYNRVKDLFDADVTLKDDKIGNNRSIVQAEVHSSSSGAASGSDEDLSVSSSHSGGDGGGGGGGGGNGVGGGLVSGENCGAGIDMINGNLSKTSNVNSTTTNHEHDYEDIYLMREETQYVGVPQNRSAVGRSRSRDSGSHSRSASASSNRSDVVLQLTGSSNNQQSLVSNNKEHMLLAKRNNLLYEQQRGQQGTKPLSKSIYGMSKGAKGLNHPYPGMPSQRKHADEYSSNTLRSSCTVDNAYESVCSPEDVYERTAELGLGAKQLPHSKSHQSLGGSTVSNTSSGANGTTVNANGATNGTGGHAAATSTPASPAKRNGSTQLNEENENAGPPPPPLPPPLKTNNYGYIGHGAHPAAAAAAAAAAAAAAVAAATLIGSGGPRESYDYSKNSRNAFDQQTVATYSEQQQYLNVQHKRHLHRDGGGHLEGVEQNTAEHQDSDSGLEVLEESTLKPSDLIRGNHNRSMSIISANKKAKLIQANGSAGGGSGNLHSLCATENSLPYGSKTSRTGAAASVDDQHCHQQHHHQPRLVSIQPVASNNHQQQAHQGPNLVNKQLVLPFVPPSFPNGSGDGSNHLIKPSEYLKSISDKKSNAGSQRSSDTEDYMPLNTALIVQAGSEPPKPPPPPPAPPLLNLHNVILSGSATLHSVLSHHSNAGGSRSGDPASTSDKAQHSGAHPPPPPPPQDTDIRKLHQPLSAISIQDLNSVQLRRTDKMLAKTYSAPTRSISMQCLSSTSEQFLSQKTDLIAELKLSKDIAGVKKMKVERAKLEDRQANEVYSEVTRQFTAQNYVDQVPERDNAGNIIPDWKRQMLAKKAAEKAKKEFEERLAREAEDRRLSAIPKWKRDLIARKEEAENKLKTSIYTPKVEEPQRRSDTWRNRITQRAMSIDNISSYGSETESGMLRYNKENQYQYPSINGSGGVHFGQANVGTGKTSNGPSGCTGNGTMAPRSSMENISNGKLEGGTAHGYHLPDMAPSTPSESVCANDDDDSDQIIPWRAHLRKTNSRLSLIG, from the exons ATGACCTCGATTGAGCGACCAGCCGGAGGTGCACTAGCACTGCATTATGCAGCTGCCCGAGGTTGCCTCGATTGCGTTCGCTTGCTCACTGAAGCTGCACCGGACATTAG CGCCAACACACAAATGGACAACGACGTGACACCAGTTTACTTGGCCGCACAGGAAGGTCATTTGGAGGtgctgaaatttctcgtgcttGAAGCGGGCGGATCGCTGTATGTGCGCGCTCGCGATGGTATGGCTCCAATACACGCGGCCTCGCAAATGGGTTGTCTCGAATGCCTCAAGTGGATG ATCGAGGATCAAGCAGTTGATTCAAATCTACGTGATggggatggcgcaacaccactgCATTTCGCAGCATCCAGAGGACATCTCAGCGTAGTGCGGTGGTTGCTAAATCATGGTGCAAAGTTGTCATTGGATAAATATGGAAAGAGCCCAATCAACGATGCCGCCGAAAATCAGCAGGTAGAGTGTCTGAATGCATTGGTACAACATGGAAACATGAACGGATTGAGTGGCAGCGAGGTTCCGGAAAATCAAACTTCACCCAAGCAACACCGGCATCAGCTGCACGATGCATATCAATCACATGTACTGCCAGATGGGCCAGGATCATTGCCGAAGCAGGCTCGCGTCTCGCGTAAGAGTTCTACTGTAAACCATGGACGTCCTAGCAAACCGCTCGTAGGTGGTCACGGCCACACTCATCATAGTAATACTATGGCATCGACGAAATCGTCGACTGGTAGTTCTGACTCTGaaccattttatttgcatCCCCCGACTATCCGTAAAACGAAG GACGGCCTGTATGCAAGACAGTCGCCGGATAGCTATTACGGACCGGTGCTACCCAACGATGGTGTCTATGTGAATCCTATGCGCCGAGGTTCGTCAACGCCTCCGAGTCCAAGTGGTAGTATTTCCGGAGAGTCCTTTTTTCTGCACGATCCACAGGAGGTTATTTACAATCGTGTGAAGGATCTGTTTGATGCCGATGTAACGCTAAAGGATGATAAGATCGGTAATAATCGATCAATAG TACAAGCTGAAGTACATTCGAGCAGCAGTGgagccgccagcggttcagaCGAGGATCTCTCCGTCTCGTCATCACATTCCGGCGGAgatggtggtggaggaggcggtggcggtggcaatGGCGTTGGTGGAGGTTTAGTTTCTGGTGAAAATTGTGGTGCTGGCATAGACATGATCAACGGCAACCTCTCGAAAACCTCGAACGTGAACAGTACCACCACGAACCACGAACACGATTACGAGGACATCTATCTGATGCGTGAGGAAACGCAATATGTTGGTGTTCCGCAAAACAGGAGCGCAGTCGGACGGAGTCGCTCACGGGACAGTGGTTCTCACAGCCGTTCGGCAAGTGCGAGTTCTAACCGGAGTGACGTTGTTCTTCAACTAACTGGCAGTAGCAACAATCAG CAATCTTTGGTAAGCAACAATAAGGAGCATATGCTGTTGGCAAAACGCAACAACTTATTGTACGAACAGCAGCGTGGTCAGCAAGGAACAAAGCCTCTGTCAAAATCAATCTATGGTATGAGCAAAGGTGCCAAAGGCTTGAACCACCCGTATCCAGGAATGCCCTCGCAGCGCAAGCACGCCGATGAATATTCTAGTAACACGTTACGCTCCTCCTGCACCGTAGATAATGCATATGAGAGTGTTTGTTCGCCAGAGGACGTGTACGAACGCACAGCCGAGCTGGGACTAGGCGCCAAGCAGCTTCCGCACTCCAAGTCTCATCAGTCGCTAGGTGGTTCCACCGTCTCCAACACCTCCTCGGGAGCAAATGGAACAACCGTTAACGCAAATGGTGCCACTAACGGTACTGGTGGTCATGCAGCAGCCACGTCCACGCCGGCATCGCCAGCCAAACGAAACGGGTCGACGCAGttgaatgaagaaaatgaaaatgcag GACCTCCACCTCCGCCACTTCCACCAccattgaaaacaaacaactatgGTTATATCGGACATGGCGCACACCCagctgcggctgctgcagccgctgctgccgccgccgcTGCAGCAGTGGCCGCTGCAACACTAATTGGCTCCGGTGGGCCTCGCGAGAGCTATGATTATTCGAAGAATTCGCGCAACGCATTCGACCAGCAGACCGTAGCGACGTACAgcgaacaacaacagtaccttAATGTGCAACACAAGCGCCATTTGCACCGCGATGGTGGCGGGCATTTGGAAGGCGTGGAACAAAACACCGCCGAGCATCAAGATTCTGATTCCGGACTAGAGGTGTTAGAGGAGTCCACATTGAAGCCATCCGATCTGATACGTGGTAATCACAACCGCAGCATGTCTATAATTTCTG CGAATAAGAAAGCCAAACTAATTCAAGCCAACGGCAGTGCAGGAGGCGGTAGCGGCAACCTACATAGCCTATGTGCTACGGAAAATAGCTTACCATACGGCTCTAAGACATCCCGTACCGGTGCAGCAGCTTCAGTCGACGACCAGCACTGCCATcagcaacatcaccatcaaccGCGGCTGGTTAGCATCCAGCCGGTAGCATCAAAcaaccatcagcagcaggcACATCAGGGACCGAACCTGGTAAACAAGCAGCTCGTTCTGCCGTTTGTGCCACCCAGCTTCCCCAATGGTTCCGGTGACGGCTCTAACCATCTGATCAAACCGTCGGAGTATCTGAAAAGCATCAGTGACAAAAAATCCAATGCAGGCTCGCAAAG ATCATCTGATACGGAGGATTATATGCCATTGAACACGGCTTTGATTGTGCAGGCGGGATCGGAACCACCGAAACCGCCCCCACCGCCACCAGCACCCCCTCTCCTCAACCTGCACAACGTGATCCTTTCGGGATCGGCAACACTGCATTCCGTGCTGTCGCACCACAGCAACGCTGGTGGGTCTCGGTCTGGTGATCCGGCGTCCACAAGTGATAAGGCACAGCACAGTGGGGCACATCCACCGCCTCCACCCCCACCACAGGATACGGACATTCGCAAGCTACATCAGCCGCTGTCGGCCATCTCAATTCAGGACCTGAACAGCGTTCAGCTACGCCGCACGGATAAGATGCTCGCCAAGACATACTCAGCACCGACACGCAGTATTAGCATGCAGTGTCTGTCCAGCACTAGCGAACAGTTTCTTTCACAGAAGACCGACTTAATAGCAGAGTTGAAGCTGTCGAAAGATATTGCCGGTGTGAAGAAGATGAAGGTGGAACGTGCGAAGCTCGAGGACCGGCAAGCGAATGAAGTGTACTCGGAAGTAACGCGTCAGTTCACCGCACAGAATTACGTCGATCAG GTACCGGAACGAGACAACGCTGGCAATATCATACCGGACTGGAAGCGTCAGATGCTAGCGAAAAAAGCGGcggaaaaggcaaagaaagaGTTCGAGGAGCGGTTAGCGAGAGAAGCTGAGGACCGTCGCCTGTCCGCGATTCCGAAATGGAAGCGCGACCTTATCGCCCGGAAGGAAGAGgcagaaaacaaactaaa AACGTCCATATATACACCAAAAGTAGAGGAACCGCAGCGTCGGTCAGATACATGGCGCAACCGAATCACACAAAGGGCCATGTCGATCGACAATATTAGTTCGTACGGCTCGGAAACGGAATCGGGTATGTTACGCTACAATAAGGAGAATCAGTATCAGTACCCATCTATCAATGGGTCTGGAGGCGTTCATTTCGGGCAGGCGAACGTTGGAACCGGCAAAACATCGAATGGACCGTCGGGATGTACCGGCAATGGTACGATGGCTCCTCGCTCTTCGATGGAGAACATCAGTAACGGAAAGCTGGAAGGTGGAACGGCACATGGTTACCACCTGCCTGATATGGCACCCTCCACGCCGAGCGAATCTGTGTGTGccaacgatgatgacgacagTGATCAAATTATTCCGTGGCGAGCACACCTGCGAAAAACTAATAGTCGACTTTCTCTCATCGGTTGA